A part of Candidatus Cloacimonadota bacterium genomic DNA contains:
- the rpsI gene encoding 30S ribosomal protein S9, which yields MQYFDAVGRRKCAIARVRLSKGTGKRTINGKSSKEFLHRETLEMIVEEPFKLIDKSNKFDLRANVGGGGLSGQAGAIRLGISRALIEYDPELRSILKKSGLLTRDAREKERRKYGLAKARKAYQYSKR from the coding sequence ATGCAATATTTTGATGCTGTAGGAAGAAGAAAATGTGCAATTGCTAGAGTAAGATTATCAAAAGGAACAGGAAAGCGAACAATCAATGGAAAATCTTCAAAGGAGTTTCTGCATAGAGAAACCCTTGAGATGATCGTGGAAGAACCTTTCAAACTTATTGATAAATCTAATAAATTTGACTTAAGGGCTAATGTTGGAGGTGGTGGATTGTCTGGCCAGGCAGGCGCTATCCGTCTTGGTATTAGCAGAGCTCTTATTGAATACGATCCTGAACTGCGTTCAATACTAAAGAAATCAGGTCTTCTTACACGAGATGCACGAGAAAAGGAACGAAGAAAATACGGATTAGCAAAAGCGAGAAAAGCTTATCAATATTCCAAGAGATAA
- the tsf gene encoding translation elongation factor Ts has protein sequence MEISAKKVKELRDKTNVGFMDCKKALTEANGNIKESVKILRKKGIAKAAEKSSREAKEGIIYSYVHPGSKIGVLIELNCETDFVARTDKFKELAKKIAMHIAATNPIAIAKEGIDQKMIDEEKDIYKAQALNSGKPEKITDKIIEGRLKKFYKENCLLNQPLVMDENKTIQQFLTESVVEFGENIFIGKFARFQIGK, from the coding sequence ATGGAAATTAGCGCAAAAAAGGTAAAAGAATTGCGAGATAAAACTAATGTTGGATTTATGGATTGCAAAAAAGCTTTAACCGAAGCCAATGGTAATATTAAAGAGTCTGTAAAAATTTTACGGAAAAAAGGTATTGCAAAAGCGGCAGAAAAATCTTCCCGAGAAGCGAAAGAAGGTATTATATATTCCTATGTCCATCCGGGTTCAAAAATTGGAGTCCTAATAGAATTGAATTGTGAAACTGACTTTGTTGCCAGAACTGATAAATTCAAGGAATTAGCAAAAAAAATTGCTATGCATATTGCTGCAACAAATCCAATAGCAATTGCTAAAGAAGGTATTGACCAGAAAATGATTGACGAAGAAAAAGATATTTATAAAGCTCAAGCATTAAATTCGGGAAAACCTGAAAAAATTACAGATAAGATTATTGAAGGAAGATTAAAAAAATTTTATAAGGAAAATTGCCTTCTGAATCAACCTCTTGTCATGGATGAGAATAAAACTATTCAACAGTTTCTTACTGAATCTGTTGTAGAATTTGGAGAAAATATTTTTATTGGCAAATTCGCAAGATTTCAAATAGGCAAGTAA
- the frr gene encoding ribosome recycling factor, with protein sequence MFELDSIYKAVKEKMQKSIESLNRDLLKIRTGKANISLLESIKVDYYGQPTPLNHIGTLSIPEARMIIVRPWEKTLLPLIEKAILASDIGITPQSDGNVIRLIFPSLTEERRKDLVKLVKKHGEEAKISIRNSRRHFNEEVKKLEKDSNISEDVREDGLDEIQDITDEFVKKIDSIIQNKENEIMEI encoded by the coding sequence ATGTTTGAGTTAGATTCTATTTACAAAGCTGTTAAAGAAAAGATGCAAAAAAGCATAGAATCTTTAAATCGCGACTTGTTAAAAATTCGAACAGGAAAAGCCAATATTAGTCTTTTAGAGAGCATAAAAGTTGATTATTATGGACAACCAACTCCATTAAATCACATTGGGACTTTATCTATTCCTGAAGCAAGAATGATTATTGTTCGTCCTTGGGAAAAGACACTGCTTCCATTAATTGAAAAAGCTATTTTAGCCTCAGATATAGGTATCACTCCTCAATCTGATGGAAATGTTATTAGATTAATTTTCCCGTCTCTCACTGAAGAAAGAAGAAAGGATTTAGTTAAGCTTGTAAAAAAACACGGAGAAGAAGCTAAAATCTCTATACGGAATTCAAGAAGACATTTCAATGAGGAAGTAAAAAAATTAGAAAAAGATAGTAATATTTCTGAAGATGTCCGCGAAGATGGATTGGATGAAATTCAAGATATTACAGATGAATTTGTAAAAAAAATAGACAGTATTATTCAAAACAAAGAAAATGAGATAATGGAGATTTAA
- the rplM gene encoding 50S ribosomal protein L13 produces MKTFLPKVKEIEHKWYIIDAKDKVLGRLSTKIAELLRGKHKPIFTPFFDMGDYVVVINAEKVKLTGHKADNKVYKRYSGYPSGQNITSYKKMMEKDPKRVIYHAVNGMLPKNKLRKQMLKRLKIYVGKEHLHQAQSPELISNI; encoded by the coding sequence ATGAAAACTTTTTTGCCAAAAGTAAAAGAGATTGAGCATAAATGGTATATCATTGATGCAAAAGATAAAGTTTTAGGACGTCTAAGTACAAAGATTGCAGAGTTACTAAGAGGTAAACATAAACCAATTTTCACACCTTTTTTTGATATGGGTGATTATGTTGTAGTAATTAATGCAGAAAAGGTGAAACTCACGGGACATAAAGCAGATAATAAAGTTTATAAAAGATATTCTGGTTATCCGAGTGGCCAAAATATTACTTCATATAAAAAAATGATGGAGAAGGATCCAAAAAGAGTAATTTATCACGCAGTTAATGGTATGTTACCTAAAAACAAATTAAGAAAACAAATGTTGAAAAGATTAAAGATTTATGTTGGAAAAGAGCATTTACATCAGGCTCAGAGTCCTGAGTTGATTTCAAATATATAA
- the rpsB gene encoding 30S ribosomal protein S2, producing MNVVEMKSLLEAGVHFGHQTRRWNPKMRKYIFIKRNGIHIIDLKQTLEGINQAYYFLRELAVYGKKILFVGTKKQASEGIENAAEKCEEFCISHRWYGGTLTNLETIRKSIEKLEHFEQLKDSGEINKFTKLEILRMQRKYDKILNALGGIREMDKLPDALIIADTINEKNAVKEAQKLKIPIVAIVDTNSDPEGIDYVIPGNDDAMKSINLISDIMANAILEGKKIAAEGGDISEINVETIEEPVEETPKEREIEKKEMPSEKEPEKAIAEVKKVSEEAEAVKIAGKRPEIKGTKKSLPEKKEPKSKKAKKEFVCPYCGKALSSKRGLKIHIGLVHHK from the coding sequence ATGAATGTAGTGGAAATGAAGAGTTTGTTAGAAGCCGGAGTTCACTTTGGCCATCAAACTCGTAGATGGAACCCTAAGATGAGAAAGTATATCTTCATAAAAAGAAATGGGATTCATATTATTGATCTTAAACAAACCTTAGAAGGTATTAATCAAGCCTATTATTTTTTAAGAGAGTTAGCTGTATATGGCAAGAAAATACTATTTGTTGGCACTAAAAAGCAGGCTTCTGAAGGAATAGAAAACGCAGCAGAAAAGTGTGAGGAATTTTGTATAAGCCACAGGTGGTATGGTGGCACATTAACAAATTTAGAAACTATCCGAAAGAGTATAGAAAAATTGGAACATTTTGAGCAATTGAAAGACTCGGGAGAAATCAACAAATTTACTAAATTGGAAATTCTTAGAATGCAACGAAAATATGATAAAATTCTGAATGCGTTGGGCGGAATTCGTGAGATGGATAAATTGCCTGATGCTCTTATAATTGCCGACACTATTAACGAAAAAAATGCTGTTAAAGAAGCTCAAAAATTAAAAATTCCAATTGTTGCAATTGTTGATACTAACAGTGATCCTGAAGGAATTGATTATGTTATACCTGGAAATGATGATGCAATGAAATCTATAAACCTTATTAGTGATATAATGGCTAATGCTATACTTGAAGGGAAGAAAATAGCTGCTGAGGGTGGCGACATCTCTGAAATTAATGTAGAAACCATAGAAGAACCAGTAGAAGAAACTCCTAAGGAAAGGGAAATAGAAAAAAAAGAAATGCCTTCAGAGAAGGAACCTGAAAAAGCAATCGCAGAAGTGAAGAAAGTTTCAGAAGAAGCAGAAGCAGTTAAAATCGCTGGTAAAAGACCCGAAATTAAGGGTACAAAAAAATCACTTCCTGAGAAAAAAGAGCCAAAAAGTAAAAAAGCGAAAAAAGAGTTCGTCTGCCCATATTGTGGAAAAGCGTTATCCTCAAAAAGAGGACTAAAAATACATATCGGTTTGGTTCATCACAAGTGA
- the pyrH gene encoding UMP kinase: MKIYKRILLKLSGEVLQGQKSFGIDDIALTKLVKELIEIHNDGVQICIVTGGGNFFRGASTVANKMNRVQADSIGMLATIQNSIALYEKFNELNTESVIFASQNIGNIGTIFNSAKAKSALKNKVITIFGGGTGNPFFTTDTAAVLRALETDSEIVIKGTKVNGIYNKDPRKYKDAKLFKTISFDKYIKLNLKVMDLTSITLAREFQLPIKVFNIKKSGNIKKAVYDENFGSIVT, encoded by the coding sequence ATGAAAATTTATAAGAGAATACTACTCAAACTTAGTGGCGAGGTCTTACAAGGTCAAAAATCATTTGGTATAGATGATATTGCTCTTACAAAATTAGTTAAAGAATTAATTGAAATTCATAATGATGGAGTTCAAATATGTATAGTTACCGGTGGTGGAAATTTCTTTAGAGGTGCTTCCACCGTTGCCAACAAAATGAATAGAGTTCAGGCAGATAGTATTGGAATGCTCGCAACTATCCAAAACTCAATTGCACTTTATGAAAAGTTTAATGAACTCAATACAGAATCAGTAATATTTGCCTCTCAGAATATTGGTAATATCGGAACGATATTTAATTCTGCTAAAGCAAAATCAGCATTAAAAAACAAAGTTATTACAATCTTTGGCGGCGGTACTGGTAACCCTTTCTTTACAACAGATACAGCTGCTGTCCTCCGAGCTTTGGAAACTGATTCAGAAATTGTTATTAAAGGAACAAAAGTTAACGGTATTTATAATAAAGACCCAAGAAAGTATAAAGATGCGAAACTTTTTAAAACTATATCATTTGATAAATATATAAAACTAAATCTTAAGGTAATGGATTTAACTTCAATTACTTTAGCAAGAGAGTTTCAACTTCCTATAAAAGTATTTAATATTAAAAAATCAGGTAATATTAAAAAAGCTGTTTATGATGAGAATTTTGGAAGTATAGTCACTTAG
- a CDS encoding aldehyde dehydrogenase family protein encodes MRNEYPLFLGNNPISDSEKFKIECPFDNSIIGLVNKANQNHIETAIDKAEKVFKITRMMPAYKRAQTLNNIAKDIQERSDELSKILALECGKNINFARGEVQRAFQTFTIASEECKRIEGEFFSLDSTKKGEGKSALVKRFPIGPILGITPFNFPLNLVAHKVAPALAVGNPITIKPSSLAPISALLLAEIVTKYVPDGMLSVLPCSGLEIEQAVKDPRIKMISFTGSPPVGWRLKEICSKKKICLELGGNAGLILDKDCDIEDAISKTIIGGFAYAGQVCIHTQRIYVHEKIYVSFVSKFIEKIKELKSGHPLDENVFLNSMITETEAIRAKKWVNEAVDSGAKILCGGERKGNNFSATVLTDTTPDMKVEAKEIFAPVVAINSFKDFKDAVEMVNNTIYGLQAGVFSNNMKNIFYAFENLEVGGVIINDVPTFRVDQMPYGGIKNSGFGREGVKYAMEEMTEMKLMVIG; translated from the coding sequence ATGAGAAATGAATATCCACTATTTTTAGGCAATAACCCGATATCTGATTCAGAAAAGTTTAAAATTGAATGTCCATTTGATAATAGTATTATTGGATTAGTTAATAAAGCCAATCAGAATCATATTGAAACTGCAATTGATAAAGCAGAAAAAGTCTTTAAAATTACGAGAATGATGCCAGCATATAAAAGGGCACAAACACTTAATAATATTGCAAAAGATATTCAAGAAAGAAGTGATGAATTATCAAAGATTTTAGCTTTAGAATGCGGGAAAAATATCAACTTTGCAAGAGGTGAGGTACAAAGGGCTTTTCAAACTTTCACCATTGCGAGTGAAGAATGTAAAAGAATTGAAGGAGAATTTTTTAGCCTTGATTCTACTAAAAAAGGAGAGGGAAAATCAGCATTAGTAAAAAGGTTTCCAATTGGACCTATTTTAGGTATAACACCGTTTAATTTTCCGTTGAATCTGGTTGCCCATAAAGTAGCGCCAGCCCTGGCAGTGGGAAATCCAATTACTATAAAACCTTCATCTTTAGCCCCTATCTCGGCACTGCTTCTGGCTGAAATTGTTACCAAATATGTTCCTGACGGGATGCTATCTGTTTTGCCTTGTTCAGGTTTAGAGATAGAACAAGCTGTAAAAGACCCGAGAATTAAAATGATTAGCTTTACCGGCAGTCCACCCGTTGGTTGGAGATTGAAAGAAATTTGTAGTAAGAAAAAAATCTGTCTTGAATTAGGGGGCAATGCCGGACTTATTCTGGATAAAGATTGTGATATTGAAGATGCAATAAGTAAAACAATTATAGGAGGTTTTGCCTATGCCGGTCAGGTTTGTATCCATACTCAAAGAATATATGTACACGAAAAAATATATGTCAGTTTTGTAAGCAAATTTATTGAAAAAATAAAAGAACTTAAAAGTGGTCATCCCTTAGATGAAAATGTCTTTTTGAATTCAATGATTACAGAAACGGAAGCTATTCGTGCTAAAAAATGGGTTAATGAAGCTGTTGACTCGGGTGCAAAAATACTCTGCGGGGGAGAGCGAAAAGGGAATAACTTCTCTGCAACAGTCTTAACTGATACTACTCCAGATATGAAAGTAGAAGCAAAGGAAATTTTTGCGCCTGTTGTTGCTATCAATAGTTTTAAAGATTTTAAAGATGCAGTTGAAATGGTAAATAACACGATTTATGGCTTACAAGCCGGTGTGTTTTCTAATAATATGAAAAATATATTTTATGCTTTTGAAAATTTAGAAGTTGGGGGTGTTATTATAAATGATGTTCCAACTTTTCGTGTAGACCAGATGCCATACGGAGGTATAAAAAATTCAGGCTTTGGTAGAGAAGGTGTGAAATATGCTATGGAAGAGATGACTGAGATGAAGTTGATGGTCATTGGCTGA
- a CDS encoding 4Fe-4S binding protein, which translates to MSFIITQDCIKCGSCVDVCPENAIIEDETQYIITDDCIECGLCIKECPLGAIKGKNSNT; encoded by the coding sequence ATGAGTTTTATTATTACTCAAGATTGTATCAAGTGTGGCTCTTGTGTTGATGTTTGTCCTGAAAATGCTATTATTGAAGATGAAACACAATACATAATAACTGATGATTGTATAGAATGTGGTTTGTGTATTAAAGAATGCCCATTAGGCGCAATAAAAGGCAAAAATTCTAATACCTAA